CAAGATTAAGGAGGAGGCGTATATAGAGGTGAAGCTTTAGTCCCCGGTGAGCTCGATTATTATGTCCCTGTGCTGAGGGTATTGCAGAAGAAGCTCTTCGCGCGCCCCGAGCTCGCTATCCGTGAAGTCGAAGCCGGGGGCTACAGTCGTACCCATTAGCGCGAACCGCCCCCCTTCCAGTATAAGGGCGCCCTGCCATATGCCGGCAGGCACGACCGCCTGCACGAACTGCCCCGCCCTTATATCCTGACCTAAAAAAAGCACCTTTATCGTCCCGCTCGGGTGAATGAGCACGAGCTTTACGGGGTCTCCCATATAGAAGTGGTATATCTCGTCGCTCCTCAGCCGGTGGAGCCTTGACCGCGTCTCGGGAGT
The window above is part of the Thermodesulfobacteriota bacterium genome. Proteins encoded here:
- a CDS encoding cupin domain-containing protein, which encodes MLTAERIIKLYNMKPLPGEGGYYTETYRSAENIERSSLPERYGADKSYGTAIFYLLTPETRSRLHRLRSDEIYHFYMGDPVKLVLIHPSGTIKVLFLGQDIRAGQFVQAVVPAGIWQGALILEGGRFALMGTTVAPGFDFTDSELGAREELLLQYPQHRDIIIELTGD